A genome region from Solanum pennellii chromosome 12, SPENNV200 includes the following:
- the LOC107005329 gene encoding protein argonaute PNH1-like isoform X1: MPQWQMKLELEQKHMVSRTPLQESLNQNAQCQSSGGMEEVKRHNNAGKRRGRRKGKGILVEKMQDNSVCSASSSSERSLVFPRRPGYGQLGTKCLVKANHFIAELSERNLSQYSVRITPEVKCTRLNKAIMAELVKLHKDADLGKRIPVFDGRRTLYTAGLLPFNSKEFTITLGDDDEWIGITKERKFAVTIKFISQANMLQLRELLAGKQVDNPPQALKIIDIVLRELASQRYISVGRFFYSPNIKKPQTLGNGLQSWRGFYQSIKPTQMGLSLNIDMSTTAFIEPLPVVEFVAQVLGKDVSSRPLSDADRIKVKKALRGVKVEVTHRGNIRRKYRISGLTSQPTRELIFPVDEEKNMKSVIEYFQEVYGYTIQYPHLPCLLVGSQKKVNYLPMEACKILEGQRYTKRLDEKQITSLLKSSCQRPREQEMDILQTIRQNGYKQDPIAKEFGINIDDKLASVEARVLPAPWLKYHDAGKEKECHPQLGQWNMLNKKVINGSTVNHWACINFSCNVQENAARGFCHQLAQMCQVSGMEFNCEPVIPVYYARPDQAKKALNYVYNAAANKLGGKELELLIAILPDNNGSLYGTLKKICETDLGMISQCCLTKHVLKISKQYLSNVSLKINVKMGGRNTVLLDALRWKIPLVSDIPTIIFGADVTHPESGEDFSPSIAAVVASQDWPEVTKYAGLVCAQPHRQELIQDLYRTWQDPQRGTMSGGMIRELLLAFKKATGQKPLRIIFYRDGVSDGQFYQVLLYELDAIRKACASLEPGYQPPVTFIVVQKRHHTRLLPNNHNDRNHTDRSGNILPGTVVDTKICHPTEFDFYLCSHAGIQGTSRPAHYHVLWDENNFSADEMQSLTNNLCYTYARCTRSVSVVPPAYYAHLAAYRARFYVEPDSRDNGSIRGTRATNGSVNVRPLPALKEKVKNVMFYC, encoded by the exons ATGCCTCAATGGCAAATGAAGTTAGAACTTGAGCAAAAGCATATGGTTTCAAGAACTCCTTTACAAGAGTCGTTGAATCAGAACGCGCAATGTCAAAGTAGTGGAGGAATGGAAGAGGTTAAGAGACATAATAATGCGGGGAAGAGAAGAGGTAGGAGGAAAGGGAAAGGGATATTAGTCGAAAAAATGCAGGATAACTCTGTTTGTTCTGCTTCATCATCATCCGAAAGGAGTCTTGTGTTCCCTCGTAGGCCGGGATATGGACAATTAGGTACCAAGTGTTTGGTTAAAGCTAACCATTTCATTGCTGAATTATCAGAAAGGAACTTAAGCCAGTATAGC GTAAGAATTACTCCTGAAGTTAAGTGTACAAGATTGAACAAGGCTATAATGGCtgagttggttaaacttcatAAAGACGCGGATTTGGGTAAAAGAATTCCGGTTTTTGATGGAAGAAGAACGCTTTACACAGCGGGGTTGCTCCCTTTTAACTCGAAAGAGTTCACTATAACTCttggtgatgatgatgagtggATAGGAATCACAAA GGAGCGTAAATTTGCTGTCACGATCAAGTTCATCTCACAAGCCAACATGCTTCAGTTACGCGAACTTCTTGCAGGGAAACAAGTTGACAATCCTCCACAAGCACTTAAAATCATTGATATTGTGCTAAGGGAACTTGCTTCTCAAAG GTACATATCCGTTGGGAGATTCTTCTATTCTCCGAATATTAAAAAGCCACAGACACTAGGTAATGGTTTACAGTCTTGGAGGGGGTTCTACCAGAGCATAAAACCAACTCAAATGGGATTGTCTCTCAATATTG ATATGTCAACAACAGCATTCATCGAACCACTCCCGGTTGTTGAATTTGTTGCTCAAGTGTTAGGGAAAGATGTAAGTTCAAGGCCATTGTCCGATGCAGATCGAATAAAG GTTAAAAAAGCTCTTCGAGGTGTTAAAGTTGAAGTGACACATAGGGGAAATATTCGAAGGAAATACCGAATTTCTGGATTGACATCACAGCCAACAAGGGAGCTAAT TTTTCCTGTCGATGAGGAGAAGAACATGAAATCAGTCATCGAGTATTTCCAGGAGGTGTATGGATACACCATTCAGTATCCTCATCTACCTTGTCTTCTCGTGGGAAGCCAAAAGAAAGTAAATTACTTACCGATGGAG GCTTGTAAGATACTCGAGGGACAGAGATACACCAAAAGGTTGGATGAGAAGCAGATAACTTCACTGTTGAAATCGTCATGCCAAAGACCACGAGAACAAGAAATGGACATTTTACAG ACCATTCGCCAAAACGGATACAAGCAAGATCCAATAGCAAAGGAGTTTGGGATCAATATTGACGATAAGCTTGCATCAGTGGAAGCTCGAGTCCTTCCAGCACCGTGG TTAAAGTACCATGATGCAGGGAAGGAAAAGGAATGTCATCCACAGCTAGGCCAGTGGAACATGTTAAATAAG AAAGTAATCAATGGAAGTACTGTTAACCACTGGGCTTGCATCAACTTTTCGTGTAACGTCCAAGAAAATGCAGCCCGTGGCTTTTGTCATCAGCTTGCCCAAATGTGCCAAGTCTCCGGAATG GAATTTAATTGTGAGCCCGTGATACCGGTTTATTATGCAAGACCAGATCAGGCAAAGAAGGCATTGAACTATGTATACAATGCTGCTGCTAACAAACTTGGAGGAAAAGAATTGGAGTTACTAATTGCCATTCTACCTGACAACAATGGTTCTTTGTATG GTACTCTGAAGAAAATTTGTGAGACGGATTTGGGGATGATTTCTCAGTGTTGTCTTACAAAGCATGTGTTAAAAATCAGCAAGCAATATCTGTCAAATGTATCACTGAAAATAAATGTGAAG ATGGGAGGAAGGAACACTGTACTTTTAGATGCTTTGAGATGGAAAATTCCTCTCGTTAGTGATATTCCAACGATTATATTTGGTGCTGATGTGACTCATCCGGAATCAGGAGAAGACTTTAGCCCATCGATTGCTGCT GTTGTAGCATCACAAGATTGGCCAGAAGTTACTAAATACGCGGGTTTAGTATGTGCTCAACCTCATAGACAAGAACTCATTCAAGATCTTTACCGGACTTGGCAAGATCCTCAACGAGGAACAATGTCTGGAGGGATGATAAG AGAACTTCTGTTGGCGTTCAAGAAAGCCACAGGACAGAAACCACTGAGAATAATATTCTACAG GGATGGTGTTAGTGACGGGCAGTTTTATCAGGTTCTACTTTATGAACTCGATGCAATTCGTAAG GCTTGTGCATCTCTTGAACCAGGTTACCAACCTCCGGTAACCTTCATAGTTGTCCAAAAACGTCACCACACACGTCTTTTGCCAAATAACCACAACGACAGAAATCACACTGACAGGAGTGGAAACATCCTACCTG GTACTGTGGTGGATACAAAAATATGTCATCCAACTGAATTCGATTTTTATTTATGTAGTCATGCTGGAATTCAG GGAACTAGTCGTCCTGCACATTATCACGTTCTCTGGGATGAAAATAATTTCTCCGCGGATGAAATGCAGTCTTTGACAAACAACCTTTGTTATAC ATATGCTCGTTGCACTCGTTCTGTTTCAGTAG TTCCTCCTGCATATTATGCTCACTTGGCGGCCTATAGAGCGCGTTTCTATGTAGAACCTGACTCACGTGACAACGGTTCTATACGTGGCACACGTGCAACGAATGGTTCTGTCAACGTCCGGCCACTACCAGCATTGAAAGAGAAGGTGAAGAATGTGATGTTCTATTGCTAG
- the LOC107005329 gene encoding protein argonaute PNH1-like isoform X2, whose amino-acid sequence MPQWQMKLELEQKHMVSRTPLQESLNQNAQCQSSGGMEEVKRHNNAGKRRGRRKGKGILVEKMQDNSVCSASSSSERSLVFPRRPGYGQLGTKCLVKANHFIAELSERNLSQYSVRITPEVKCTRLNKAIMAELVKLHKDADLGKRIPVFDGRRTLYTAGLLPFNSKEFTITLGDDDEWIGITKERKFAVTIKFISQANMLQLRELLAGKQVDNPPQALKIIDIVLRELASQRYISVGRFFYSPNIKKPQTLGNGLQSWRGFYQSIKPTQMGLSLNIDMSTTAFIEPLPVVEFVAQVLGKDVSSRPLSDADRIKVKKALRGVKVEVTHRGNIRRKYRISGLTSQPTRELIFPVDEEKNMKSVIEYFQEVYGYTIQYPHLPCLLVGSQKKVNYLPMEACKILEGQRYTKRLDEKQITSLLKSSCQRPREQEMDILQTIRQNGYKQDPIAKEFGINIDDKLASVEARVLPAPWLKYHDAGKEKECHPQLGQWNMLNKKVINGSTVNHWACINFSCNVQENAARGFCHQLAQMCQVSGMEFNCEPVIPVYYARPDQAKKALNYVYNAAANKLGGKELELLIAILPDNNGSLYGTLKKICETDLGMISQCCLTKHVLKISKQYLSNVSLKINVKMGGRNTVLLDALRWKIPLVSDIPTIIFGADVTHPESGEDFSPSIAAVVASQDWPEVTKYAGLVCAQPHRQELIQDLYRTWQDPQRGTMSGGMIRELLLAFKKATGQKPLRIIFYRDGVSDGQFYQVLLYELDAIRKACASLEPGYQPPVTFIVVQKRHHTRLLPNNHNDRNHTDRSGNILPEFKKTKKASRTCSVKHAMTHLTGLKGKYAT is encoded by the exons ATGCCTCAATGGCAAATGAAGTTAGAACTTGAGCAAAAGCATATGGTTTCAAGAACTCCTTTACAAGAGTCGTTGAATCAGAACGCGCAATGTCAAAGTAGTGGAGGAATGGAAGAGGTTAAGAGACATAATAATGCGGGGAAGAGAAGAGGTAGGAGGAAAGGGAAAGGGATATTAGTCGAAAAAATGCAGGATAACTCTGTTTGTTCTGCTTCATCATCATCCGAAAGGAGTCTTGTGTTCCCTCGTAGGCCGGGATATGGACAATTAGGTACCAAGTGTTTGGTTAAAGCTAACCATTTCATTGCTGAATTATCAGAAAGGAACTTAAGCCAGTATAGC GTAAGAATTACTCCTGAAGTTAAGTGTACAAGATTGAACAAGGCTATAATGGCtgagttggttaaacttcatAAAGACGCGGATTTGGGTAAAAGAATTCCGGTTTTTGATGGAAGAAGAACGCTTTACACAGCGGGGTTGCTCCCTTTTAACTCGAAAGAGTTCACTATAACTCttggtgatgatgatgagtggATAGGAATCACAAA GGAGCGTAAATTTGCTGTCACGATCAAGTTCATCTCACAAGCCAACATGCTTCAGTTACGCGAACTTCTTGCAGGGAAACAAGTTGACAATCCTCCACAAGCACTTAAAATCATTGATATTGTGCTAAGGGAACTTGCTTCTCAAAG GTACATATCCGTTGGGAGATTCTTCTATTCTCCGAATATTAAAAAGCCACAGACACTAGGTAATGGTTTACAGTCTTGGAGGGGGTTCTACCAGAGCATAAAACCAACTCAAATGGGATTGTCTCTCAATATTG ATATGTCAACAACAGCATTCATCGAACCACTCCCGGTTGTTGAATTTGTTGCTCAAGTGTTAGGGAAAGATGTAAGTTCAAGGCCATTGTCCGATGCAGATCGAATAAAG GTTAAAAAAGCTCTTCGAGGTGTTAAAGTTGAAGTGACACATAGGGGAAATATTCGAAGGAAATACCGAATTTCTGGATTGACATCACAGCCAACAAGGGAGCTAAT TTTTCCTGTCGATGAGGAGAAGAACATGAAATCAGTCATCGAGTATTTCCAGGAGGTGTATGGATACACCATTCAGTATCCTCATCTACCTTGTCTTCTCGTGGGAAGCCAAAAGAAAGTAAATTACTTACCGATGGAG GCTTGTAAGATACTCGAGGGACAGAGATACACCAAAAGGTTGGATGAGAAGCAGATAACTTCACTGTTGAAATCGTCATGCCAAAGACCACGAGAACAAGAAATGGACATTTTACAG ACCATTCGCCAAAACGGATACAAGCAAGATCCAATAGCAAAGGAGTTTGGGATCAATATTGACGATAAGCTTGCATCAGTGGAAGCTCGAGTCCTTCCAGCACCGTGG TTAAAGTACCATGATGCAGGGAAGGAAAAGGAATGTCATCCACAGCTAGGCCAGTGGAACATGTTAAATAAG AAAGTAATCAATGGAAGTACTGTTAACCACTGGGCTTGCATCAACTTTTCGTGTAACGTCCAAGAAAATGCAGCCCGTGGCTTTTGTCATCAGCTTGCCCAAATGTGCCAAGTCTCCGGAATG GAATTTAATTGTGAGCCCGTGATACCGGTTTATTATGCAAGACCAGATCAGGCAAAGAAGGCATTGAACTATGTATACAATGCTGCTGCTAACAAACTTGGAGGAAAAGAATTGGAGTTACTAATTGCCATTCTACCTGACAACAATGGTTCTTTGTATG GTACTCTGAAGAAAATTTGTGAGACGGATTTGGGGATGATTTCTCAGTGTTGTCTTACAAAGCATGTGTTAAAAATCAGCAAGCAATATCTGTCAAATGTATCACTGAAAATAAATGTGAAG ATGGGAGGAAGGAACACTGTACTTTTAGATGCTTTGAGATGGAAAATTCCTCTCGTTAGTGATATTCCAACGATTATATTTGGTGCTGATGTGACTCATCCGGAATCAGGAGAAGACTTTAGCCCATCGATTGCTGCT GTTGTAGCATCACAAGATTGGCCAGAAGTTACTAAATACGCGGGTTTAGTATGTGCTCAACCTCATAGACAAGAACTCATTCAAGATCTTTACCGGACTTGGCAAGATCCTCAACGAGGAACAATGTCTGGAGGGATGATAAG AGAACTTCTGTTGGCGTTCAAGAAAGCCACAGGACAGAAACCACTGAGAATAATATTCTACAG GGATGGTGTTAGTGACGGGCAGTTTTATCAGGTTCTACTTTATGAACTCGATGCAATTCGTAAG GCTTGTGCATCTCTTGAACCAGGTTACCAACCTCCGGTAACCTTCATAGTTGTCCAAAAACGTCACCACACACGTCTTTTGCCAAATAACCACAACGACAGAAATCACACTGACAGGAGTGGAAACATCCTACCTG AGTTTAAAAAAACCAAAAAGGCTTCAAGAACTTGTAGCGTTAAACATGCCATGACACATTTAACAGGCTTAAAAGGAAAGTATGCCACATAA